In Spirochaetaceae bacterium, one genomic interval encodes:
- a CDS encoding ABC transporter substrate-binding protein, translating to MQNRWMALLTGALVLVGASAWGSPAGEEGAAAEDSMYGGTAALYFWGQDVPSADTNLNQWVTRMYISPVMQRLVEADFVQYGPRGTGEFTNFTSDNISPAYSRGALAESWEVTADRMVFTIRDGIMWAADGKEHVMQSRPYTAEDCAYALNRVADRGNAGWRTENGGFIDSIHAEGNDCIVETSSFNPGGFANIAQHSGSVHYPREVVEADPGNWDNLVGTGPFLLQEAVVGSHISFARNPQYWRTTTIDGAEYQLPFIDEMIMPNLPDESTQIASLRTGKLDIMGTVSVKFRDTLADTSPDLQSEGWVEIWPVVVALNHDNEHLANKQVRRALMMAVDQEAIIDAVWGYGALYNYPVDWRDGSSILGDFSQLPAHITELYTYNPDKARQMIVDAGYPDGFKLEIAFTPAATAGTHGDIATMMAGFFEDVGVELELKSHEHTALSALMSSRTGYDLFATNSASNNPLGIIGSLASTDESNPWNTPNYDNPKLGELTDKARMTVDAGERDAILKEMALLVMDEVAYIPIGASGRFVYWWPWVKNYYGEAMSGGTSVGPYMEHLWIDQALKAEMQ from the coding sequence CAGGACGTGCCGAGCGCGGACACCAACCTCAATCAGTGGGTCACCCGCATGTACATCAGCCCGGTGATGCAGCGCCTGGTGGAGGCGGACTTCGTGCAGTACGGCCCGCGCGGTACCGGCGAGTTCACCAATTTCACCAGCGACAACATCTCGCCGGCCTACTCGCGCGGAGCGCTCGCCGAGAGCTGGGAGGTCACCGCCGACCGGATGGTGTTCACCATACGCGACGGCATCATGTGGGCGGCCGACGGCAAGGAACACGTCATGCAGTCGCGTCCCTATACCGCCGAGGACTGCGCGTACGCCCTGAACCGGGTCGCCGACCGCGGCAACGCCGGCTGGCGCACCGAGAACGGCGGCTTCATCGACTCGATCCATGCGGAAGGCAACGACTGCATCGTCGAGACCAGCAGCTTCAACCCGGGCGGCTTCGCCAACATCGCGCAGCATTCCGGTTCGGTGCACTATCCGCGCGAGGTGGTGGAGGCCGATCCCGGCAACTGGGACAACCTGGTCGGTACCGGGCCGTTCCTGCTGCAGGAGGCGGTGGTCGGCTCGCACATCTCGTTCGCGCGCAACCCGCAGTACTGGCGCACCACCACCATCGACGGCGCCGAGTACCAGTTGCCGTTCATCGACGAGATGATCATGCCCAACCTGCCGGACGAGTCGACCCAGATCGCGTCTTTGCGCACCGGCAAGCTCGACATCATGGGCACCGTGAGCGTGAAGTTCCGGGACACCCTGGCCGACACCTCGCCCGATCTGCAGAGCGAGGGCTGGGTGGAGATCTGGCCGGTGGTGGTGGCGCTGAACCACGACAACGAGCACCTGGCCAACAAGCAGGTGCGCCGGGCGCTGATGATGGCGGTCGACCAGGAGGCGATCATCGACGCGGTGTGGGGCTACGGCGCGCTGTACAACTACCCGGTCGACTGGCGCGACGGCTCCAGCATCCTGGGCGACTTCAGCCAGCTTCCCGCACACATCACGGAGTTGTACACCTACAACCCGGACAAGGCGCGGCAGATGATCGTGGACGCCGGCTACCCGGACGGCTTCAAGCTGGAGATCGCCTTCACGCCGGCGGCGACGGCGGGCACGCATGGCGACATCGCCACCATGATGGCGGGGTTTTTCGAGGACGTGGGCGTCGAGCTGGAGCTGAAGTCGCACGAGCACACCGCGCTGTCCGCGCTGATGTCGTCGCGCACCGGCTATGACCTGTTCGCCACCAACTCGGCGTCCAACAACCCGCTCGGCATCATCGGGTCGCTGGCATCGACGGACGAATCGAACCCGTGGAACACGCCCAACTACGACAACCCCAAGCTCGGTGAGCTGACCGACAAGGCGCGGATGACCGTGGACGCGGGCGAGCGCGACGCCATCCTCAAGGAGATGGCGCTGCTGGTGATGGACGAGGTGGCCTACATTCCGATCGGCGCCAGCGGCCGGTTCGTGTACTGGTGGCCGTGGGTCAAGAACTACTACGGCGAGGCGATGAGCGGCGGCACCAGCGTCGGCCCCTACATGGAGCACCTGTGGATCGACCAGGCACTCAAGGCGGAGATGCAATAG